The sequence CAAGCAGTTCGCCTACAGGATATTCTATTTCAGGCTTTGCTATTATGCTTTTCAATATTCCGCTTGCCGGGGACTCAACCTCGTATTCAACCTTCTCGGTTTCTACTACAACTATTATCTCCCCTTTTTCAACGCGGTCGCCTTCATTTTTTAACCAGCGTACAACGCTTCCCACTTCCATAGTAAGCCCGAGCTTGGGCATTGTGACATCAACAGCCATTAATACTTTCCTCCTGCTTGTTAATTAAACAATTTTAAGTTGAACTTATTTTGCCTCGTAAATCCTTTTTACAGCATCAACAATGCATTTCTCTCCGGGGAGATAAAATGCCTCAAGAGGCTTGCTGAAAGGCACCGGGCAGAATGGCGCACCCACTCTTTGTACCGGCGCTTTAAGGCTCTTAAAGCCTTCTTCTGAGATTAAGGCCGAAACCTCTGCGCCGAAACCGCAGAATTTAACCTCTTCAAATGCGACAACGGCACGGCCTGTCTTTTTTACAGACTCAAGTATGATATCCGTATCAAGGGGCGAGATTGTCCGCGGGTCTATTACCTCAAGCTCAATCCCTTCTGCCGCAAGTTTTTCTGCTGCCTTTAAAGCCTGATGCACCATCCTTGATGTGGCAACAACTGTTACGTCTTTCCCCTGCCTCTTTACGTCTCCCTTCCCTATCGGTATCGTATAGTCGCCGTCGGGAGTTTCTCCTTTGAGCCCGTAAAGTGTTTTGTTCTCAATAAATATTACGGGATTGTCATCGCGTATTGCGGCTTTAAGAAGCCCTTTCACATCATATACAGTCGAGGGCATTATGACCTTCAATCCCGGAACATGGGCAAACCATGCCTCTAAGCTTTGCGAATGCTGCGGACCTGCGCTAAGTCCGGCTCCGCACTGAGTTCTTATAACGAGCGGCAGCTTGGGTTTTCCGCCGAACATATATCTTATTTTTGCAGCCTGATTTACAATCTGGTCCATTGCGACAGTAATAAAATCCATGAACATTATCTCAACAACAGGACGCAGCCCTGTAAGTGCTGCCCCTATGGCAAGCCCAACGATCCCTGACTCTTCAATAGGAGTGTCAATGACGCGGCTCGCACCAAACTGCTCAACCAATCCTCTTGTAGCGCTGAAAGATCCTCCGGCAAGCGCCACATCTTCTCCTGCAATAAAAACCGAGCTGTCTCTTTCCATCTCTTCTTTTAAGGCATCATTTACTGCGCGTACATATCTGGTTTCAGCCATCGCTCTTTCCTCCGCAGCTTTACACGTAAACGTCTTTTAGCGCTTCCTCGATCTCAGGGAGCGGACTGTTCTTTGCATATTCAAGCGTCTCATCGATGAGTGCAGCTATTTCAGCGTCTATCTTTGCCGCGCTCTCCTCTGTGAGGATCTTATTCTCAATGAGTTTTTTCCTGTATCTTGGGATAGCATCCTTGGATGCTAAGGCATCGAGTTCCTCTTTTGGCCTGTATTTCTGGGGGTCTCCTTCATAGTGTCCCCTGAATCTGGTTGTCATGCATTCAAGGAGCGTCGGTCCCTCCCCCTTTCTTGCCCTTGCGGCGGCTCTTTCCATACCAGCAAGAACTGCCTCAGGATCATTTCCGTCAACTATCTCTGATGCCACGTTCCCGTAAGCCTTTGCCCTCTGGGAAACATTCTCAATATCCATGTGTATAGGCTTTGGTGAGAATTCTGCCCAGCCATTGTTCTCGCATACAAAAATTATTGGAAGGCTCCAGATAGAAGCCATATTAAGGGCTCCGTGAAATGTCCCTTCCCCTGTTGCTCCATCGCCGAAGAAAGATACGGCAACCTGCCCGCTCTTCCGGTATTTTGCACTGAAAGCAGCGCCCACAGCTATCGGTATTCCCCCGCCAACTATACCGTTTGCGCCTAATATCCCAACATCCATTGTGGCAAGGTGCATTGAGCCCCCCTTCCCCTTGCAAAATCCTGTCGCCCTTCCGAATATCTCAGCCATCATTGATTTGATGTCTGCGCCCTTTGCTATGCATTGCCCGTGACCTCTATGTGTCGTCAATATGTAGTCATCTTTTTTTAACGCATGGCAGGCTCCGGCAGATACAGCCTCCTGCCCGATGCTTAAGTGAATAAAGCCGGGTATCTGACCTGCAAGAAAATTTTCTGAGACTTTTTCCTCGAACTTCCTGATCTTCACCATCGTCCTGTACAGGGCGAGCCGGGTATCATTATCTATCTGTGCCATTCTCGGTCTCCTTTTTACTTTCCCTTGAATTGGGGCTTTCTCTTTTCAAGAAATGCGCTTAGTCCCTCGTTGCGGTCTGAAGTGGCATAATTTACAAGCCATGCATCTGCCTCGTATTTTTGCCCCTGGTCTAAAGACATGTTAAGCCCTTCATTTATTGATTTCTTGGATTGCAAAACTGCTATGGGGCTGTTGTTTAATATTTTCTTCGCTATCTTTTTGCATGTTGGTATAAGCTCTTCAGGAGGAACGACCTTATTTACAAGCCCTATCTTTTCAGCTTCTGCAGCCTGTATCATCTCACCCGTGAAGATATAATATTTTGCCCTTCCCTTTCCTATCAATCTTGAAAGCCTCTGTGTGCCCCCCCATCCTGCTATCAATCCTACCGAGACTTCGGGGAGTCCGAGCATTGCTTTTTCCGATGCGATACGAAGATCAAATCCCATTGCTATCTCGGTCCCGCCGCCTAAGGCAAATCCATTTATGGCTGCGATTGTGAGCTTGCTGCTTCTTTCAATGTCAGATATCACCCGCTGGCCAGTGGCTACGAACTTATGCGCCTCGTCCATGGAGAGGGCGTTCATTGCGGCAATGTCGCCTCCTGCTATGAAAGCCTTTTCGCCGGCGCCTGTAAGGATTATTGCCCTTACATCGCTTCTCTCTTCAAGCTCCCTGAAAAGAACGCCGGCTTCCTTTATTACATTGAAATCTACTGCATTCAAAACTTTAGGGCGGTTGATAGTAACAAGGGCTATCTCTTCTTCAACCTCAACAAGAAAGTATTCCCATCCCATGATCAGTTACCCTCATAATTTTAAGTTAAAATAATCTTAACAGTTATTAACAGCCAATAAGCCTTGCTATGATCATTCTCTGTATCTCGTTTGTTCCCTCACCAATTGTCAGGATCTTTGAATCCCTGTAGAACCTTGATATGGCATACTCTTCAGTGTAACCATAGCCGCCGTGCACCTGCACTGCCTGCTCTGCCACTCTTACGGCAACCTCTGAGGCATAGGTTTTTGCCATAGCGGCTTCTTTTGCATAGGGAAGATTGTTGTCTCTGAGCCATGCTGCCTTGTAAGTTAACAACCTTGCACATTCTGTCTGCATTGCCATGTCTGCAAGCTTGAACTGTATTGCCTGGTTCTTGCATATGGGCTGGCCGAACTGAACCCTATTCTGGCTGTGAGAAATAGCAAGCTCCATTGCCCTTTGGGCAAGACCTACTGAAAGCGCTGCAATGCTGATTCTTCCAACATCCAGGACTTCCATGAAATGTTTTAAGCCGTCTCCAACCTGTCCTAAGAGGTTTTCTTTCGGAATATGGCAGTCTTCGAATATAAGCTCTCTTGTGTCAACGCAGTTCCAGCCGATTTTTTCATACCTTTTCCCGATGGTGAAACCGGGAGTATCCTTGGGAATGATAATGGCGCTGAATTGTTTTCTCCCCTTGGCATCAAGCCCTGTTATGGCAAGTATTACAACTCCGTAACTTAAAGGCGTTCCGACATTGGTGATAAAACATTTTGTCCCGTTGATTACCCATTCATTGCCTACAAGCTCTGCCTTGGTTGCAATGCCGCGTGCATCAGAGCCTGCATTTGCTTCGGTAAGGCCGAAGGCACCAAGTATCTCGCCCTTTGCAAGGCGTTTTAAATATTTTTCCTTCTGGTCAGGTGTGCCAAAATATACGAATGGCACTGAGCCGATTGTTATGTGAGCATTCCATGTAGCGGCAATCGACTGGTCGGCTCTTGCTATCTCCTCCATTGCAGCAACGTATGAAACCGTGCCCACATTTGCTCCGCCAAATTCTTCAGGGATAAGGAGTCCCATAAGGTCAAGCTCTGCCATCTTCTTAAACACCTGGGTCGGGAATTCATGGTTTTTATACCAGTGCTCGGCATTGGGCATGATCTCTTTTTCAGCAAAACTTCTGCACATATCCTTCAGCATCTCTTGTTCTTCAGTGAGCTTGAAATCCATAGTAAGACTCCTTCTGCGTTTATTGATTACGTTATGCTAATGGTTTATTCAGTACAAATTTATTTCTTAGTGCAAGTTACCTTGCAGGAAGAACCGCCGCGGCACATTGCGGATTCGAGTTTTACATTCACCTTCCCTTTTAATGGTGTCTGGTCAACAATTCCGTTTATGAAGGCTTCGGTGCAATGATAAACAGACTCGAAATAGTTGTCTTCCTTTGGGACACCGAATGTCTGCTGCGCAACATCAACGAAAGCACAGATGGTTATCTCGCCGTCCAGCTTGTTTGCGTCTGCTGACTTGGTATTGAAGTTGCAGAATCTCTGCTTCTGGCAGAATTCTATTACCTTTGCCAAATCTGAAAGTGATGCGATTTCTCCGATTTTAAGAACGCTTTTCGCGGTCTTTACCCAAACAGGCGGATACTGCTTCCAGAGATTCTGATGCAGTTCCTGCGCCTTTTCCTTGCTTACCGCTTTTCCCATTCCGCTGTAGAGGAAATAATCAACAGCTATGAAACTGTTGAAATTGCTTCTTCCCTGTTCCTCAATTGAACGGTTGATTCTCTTTAATGCGCCAAACAGGGGTTCTTCACCCTGCGGTTTTTTATCCGGTTCAAAATATCTCATTTTATATTTTCCTCCCCATTATTATTTTTTACGTGCATAAACCCTGCATACATCCGTGCAGCCGTCCCTGCAGAGGAAAAGATCCTGATCTGCATCAACTTTATCTTTCATCCCTGCAAGCTCGACCAGTTTCCAGACGAACCTGCGCGACAGCTCTGCTTCCTGCTTGTAGTAGTCGAGCCTGTCCATGTGATTGTCCGTGGGACCGTATTCAGGGTTGGGGCAGAAATCTATAATCCCAACATGGCTGTCTGCTGTATTTTCCTTGAGGTTGTAGATGCAAGGGTATGCAAGCCAGCAGTACTGGAATATCTTGCCAAGTGTGGGTATGTCTTTTACTTCGTCTATCTTTAAAACCTGTTTTGCCTGTACAAATGAAACTTCTGCGAGCCCTTCCCATACTTTCCAGTAAAGGTCGAGGGCATCTTTGGGACCAAGTGCAGCCTTCAATGTTCTCCATATGTAATAAACATGGGAGAAGATCGCCCTTGTTGCATCGAGGCAGAAATCTTCAAAATTATCCCTGCCTGTTTCCTTCATATATTTGACCGGAAGGTCAACTGGTTGTTTCTCAGCCATAACTTCCTCCATTATATTGTTAACGCTTTCCTTGGATTAGATTATAAGTTCCCTATTTTTTTTCCGGGGGCTTGTAGCCAAGGAGATTGTCATATACATCTGTTCTTCTGTCTGTAAACGGATTGTTAAAATCTGACCAGTGGCGGTACCTTGCAATCATGAGGTTTATCTCAGCGATGACCACCTCTGGCTTGTCAAACGATGCGGGACCACTGACAAAATTGCCGGCAGTGTCGATTACGCAACTGTTTCCAAGATAAGTGCATCCCCTTTCAACTCCTATGCGGTCGGCGCAGATGGTGAACACACTGCTCATCAGAGAAAGAGCGCTTGCCGTATAGGCAGCCGCCGGTTTTTCAGGAGTCTGGATTCCGGGCACGATTACCCAATTAGTAGAATCACAGATAATGTCAACCCCCTGTGCCATATAAATACGAGTCACTTCAGGGAACCATCCATCGTAGCAGATCCTGCATCCGATTTTTCCAAAGGGGAGCTCAAATACGGGATAGCCGACATCACCGGGGGTAAACCACAGCTTCTCCTCGTTCCAGAGATGGGTCTTTCTGTACCTGCCGATAAATCCTTCAGGCCCGAAAACCGCGACAGCATTATAAAGCCTGTTCTCTTCGCGCTCAGTAATGCCTGCACAGATATAGATATCCCATTCCTTCGCAGCCTTCGCCCATGCCTTTGATGTAGGGCCGTCAGGTACCTGCTCGGCGCAGGCAAATGCCTCTGCCCTTGAATTATATATATAACCAGTGTTGCAAAGTTCAGGAAGGACTGCGAGCTTTACTCCTTTTTTTGCCGCTTCTTTTATGAGCCTTAGAGATTCGTTAACATTCTTTTCCCTGTTTCCAATTTCAGGCTCCATCTGAAGGGCTGCCACTTTTACAAGGCTTTCCTTCCCCTTATCCCTTGCTCCGGGATATTCAGGCACAGGACAGCAGGCAGGTATTTTTACTTTCTGCGCAGGCTTACTTTCTTTAACCATTTAATCCTCCTTAGCTTTATGGATTTACAAGAATTTTAATATTCTTCTCCGGGTTCTGGATGAGCTCCTTGAACCCGCGGTCAATTATTTCATTAAGCTTTATCTTTCCAGTGATAAGAGGTTCAACCTTTACCCTGCCGTCTGCAAGGAAGGCTATGGCTGCCGGGAATTCATCAGGATATGCGGAGCTTCCTATAAGCTCCTTCTCATGGGACTGCATCCTTATGAACTGGAATTCAACGGGCTGTGTGAATATACCGGCGATGACCAAACGTGCGCCTTTACCTGAAACTTTTATTGCCGTATCAAGGGAAGCGGGTTTGCCTACGCATTCAAAAACTATGTCTGCCCTTAATCCGTCAGTCAGAGCATGTATCATCTTTCCGGCATCGCCTTCTGTCGGGTTAAAAACTTCAGTGGCTCCCAGCTTTTTTGCAAGCTCCCTTCTTGAGGGCATTGGTTCAACAACGAATACTTTGCCTGCGCCGCTTGCAAGGGCTGACTGGAGTACGAGCAATCCGATAGGGCCTGCGCCCACTATGGCAACAATATCGCCGGGTTTGATGCGGCTTCTTTTTACTGCGTGAACTGCAACTGCAAGAGGTTCAACAAATGAACCGGCGTCGTAAGATACATTGTCCGGAAGTTTATAACATGTGTAGTCAGGAACGACTACGTAATCAGCAAAACCACCATTGTCGCAAAGCCCGATGCTTCCAAGTTTTGCGCAAAGATTGAACTGCCCTTTTTTGCACCAGTAACACTCATGGCAGACAAGGCATGCATTCACAGTTACCCTGTCGCCTATGTTCACATTCTTTACTCCTTCGCCGACTTCTACAACATCGCCGGCAAACTCGTGCCCCAGCGTGACAGGAGGTTCTTTTCCCGTAAGAGGATGGGGTTTTTTGGGGATGATTACCGGGCCTGACCGGTATTCATGGAGATCTGAACCACAGATCCCGCATACCTTAACCTTTATTTTTACCTGTCCCTTACTGGCTTGCGGCTCCGGAACATCTGTTACTCTCACATCGTCTCTTCCAAACCAGACTGCTGCTTTCATGGGTCACCTCCGCGGAAAGGTCAAAATGTGGAAACTTCACCACCTGCGCATCTTTAAAATCAACAGGAATTACAATTCAAATTCACTAAGCCTTTTTCACGCAAACAGCAAAAAGTCAAGTGAAAAAAAACTGTCTTTTTCAGGGAGTTAGAAAGACTGACAGGGAGTTAAATTATCTCTCATTTTGATGCTGAAAAGAGCTTCATCTATTGGCCCGTAAAAATAACTTGGAGTGATTCCAGCTCCTTTTAGATGAAATTCAGCTTTACCTCCTGCCATTGAACAGATTAGGTATGAGCAATCGCTTATCATCATTATGATACGATTGAGGGCATCTCCTTCTTCAACGCAGGTTTTGCGGCCGCTGCAGAATTTTTTCACATTCCTTTTTTCTATGAAAATAAAGCCGCTCTCATTTAACTCATAGATGTAGAAGGTTTCTGCCCTCCCGAAATGTTCATCTACCAATTTTCCTGTCCTGCTTGCAACAGCCACTCTGTCGTTTTCCGGGATTGCTTCCGGTGAATATCTTTTGCCCGGTCTTTTATTATAGTTAGTATCATCTAAAAATCCTATCTCGTCTGCCCTGCAAAGGCGGCAGTGCTTCATCAGCGGGACTTCATTTTGAAGTGATGCGATAAAGGCTTTATAAAATTCCTGCGACGGGATGGGATGGTTTTCAAAGGCAGAGCCTTTAACATTTATCATGGGAATTATATTTATTAAACTTACCCCCTTGTTTTTCATTTCATTTGCCAATTCTTTTAGATGACTGTCGTTTATGCCGGGAATAAGTACGGAATTTATTTTTACATTTATTTTTCTTTCCAGAAGAAGCCTTATCCCTTCAATCTGGTTTTTTAGGAGAATGCGGGAGGCTTCTTCTCCTTCATATACGGCTCCGTTAAAAGTCACTTGTTGATAAATCTTTGATGCTGTAGCTGTGTCAGTGGCATTTACGGTGACGGTAATAAAGTTCACCCCGCATTTAACTATATCATTTATATATAAGGGAATGTTGAGGCCATTTGTGGCCATGCAATAGTTCAGATGCGGATAATGATTTCTTATTAATGATAGAGTCTTAAAAGTTAAATCAGGATTTGCAAGAGCGTCTCCGGGGCCCGCGATACCTACGGTAGTCAATTTGGGGATTTTTTTTACGACTTCTTTTACTTTTTCCAAAGCCTCAACCGGAGATAATACGTTGCTAGTCACGCCGGGCCTGCTTTCATTGGCGCAGTCGAAGAGACGGTTACAGTAGTTGCACTGTATGTTGCATAGAGGCGCTACCGGAAGGTGCATCCTTGCGGAACTGCCTGCTGCATCAACATTGAAGCAAGGATGAAAAATAGGGACAGCGCCCATTATTTTTCTTTCTTCCGAGGTCTTCCATGAGGCAAGGCATTTAACTGCCGGGCAAATTTCTCCTCCAGCTTTCCAATAAATGACTCATCTCCGCATGGGCGCCCGGTCATGGAACACTTTTTGATGCGCTCTATCATAGTTATGTTTTCTTTCTCCAGCAAATAGCTTTTCCAGTTGCTTATCTCTGTCAGCAGGTAACATTTCCCTGAGACAATACCTTCCTGTAGGCCGTCTATATGCTCCTTTGCGCTTGACCATTTGTAGTCTTCCGCAGTTTTAACTATCCCTGCGCGGAGGGGATTGTTTTCTACGTATCGAACAGCCGTATACACGTGCGCTTCATCAAGGATTGCGGAATAAAATCTTCCCTGCCAGAGATGACCGTTCGACTTTCTGCGTTTGTTTATATGCTGTGCATATCTCATATGAAGTGTATTGAAGGTGCGGGCAAGGGAATCTTCTTTCCCTGGAACGCAGACAAAATGAACATGATTATTCATAAGACAATATGCCCAGATCTCAATGTCATACTGCTTACTGTATTCCCTGAGCCATTTCAAATAAAGCAGGTAGTCATCCTCAGTTTCGAATACTGTTTGACGGTAATTACCGCGCTGAGTGACATGGTGCGGATATCCACTGGCTACGACTCTTGCTATTCTTGGCATATTAATGACAGTTAACAAGAGATGATGTTTTTGTCAATAAAAACGGGCGCTGTCCCTATTTTTCGGGAAGTGTGAAGAAGAATGTGGATCCCTCGCCGAGCTTCGATTCGACCCAGATAGTGCCGCCGTGCCAATCCACGATTTTTTTACAGATTGCCAGACCCATGCCTGTGCCCGGGTATTCCTGGCGTGTGTGCAGCCGTTGGAAGATCAGGAAGATACGCTCAAGATGTTTGGCGTCGATTCCTATTCCATTGTCGCGGACCCAAAAGAGCCAGTGATGGTCTCTTTTTTCGCTGCCGATTTGTACTTTGTTTGGTCGGTCAGGACTGCGGAACTTAATCGCATTACCGACGAGATTCTGGAAGATCTGGGTCAGCAAAGTACCGTCAGCAAGGACTAAGGGCAGTTTGTTGCAGGTCACGGTAGCGGAGTCCCTTTGGATGGTAATATGCAGATTGGCCAGTGCAGCAGCCAGCGCAGCCCCGGAATCAGTGGGCCGGAGGTTTTTGGCGTTGAGGTCCATCCGGCTCAAATCCAGCATTCCAGAGATAAGTTGCGACATCCGCACTGCGCCATCTACGGCATAGCCGATGTATTCACGGGCATTATCGTCCAGACTGTCCTTATACCGCGACTCCAGTAATTTGAGAAAGCTGCTGATCGAACGCAAAGGCTCCTGCAAGTCGTGCGAGGCGACATAGGCGAACTGTTTTAATTCTTCATTCGAGCGTGCCAGATCTGCGGTCGCTTTCCGTAGCGCATCCTCCGTTTTTTTGCGCTCCGTGATGTCCTGAGTAATGCCGAATCCGCCCAGCAACACACCATTCTTGTCGAACTCGAGATACGCTTTTTCGCGAACCCACTTGATACTACCATCCACAACGAGCCGGTGTTCGATGTCGTAAGGCTCGCCGCGAAGCCCTGCCTTCCATTGTGTATCGACATACTCACGGTCATCCGGGTGCACAGTGGAAAGAAACGTCTCGTAGGTCAGAGGTGTTCCCCTGGGAATTCCGAAGATGTGATAGTTCTCGTCAGTCCATGTAAGCACATTTCTCCTGACATCGAGCCTCCAGCTTCCCATGCTTCCCACTTCCTGAGCGCGGCTCAGGTCCTCCTGCCTGTGCAACAGCTCCTCCTCCATCCGCTTGCTCTCGGTGATGTCTCGGAGCGCGATGTGCTGTCTTGTACTCCCCAGAGAGATGAGACTGCCTTGCGCTTCGACGACAACCCGCGTGCCATCCTTTCGGAGCATGACATGTTCGATCGCTGATTTCCTGTACTGTTGGGTATTCTCTATCACCCGGTCCTGGTCTTCGGGGACAATCAGATTGGCCATCTCCATACCTTTTAACTCGGTGATCGAGTAGCCCATCATCCGGGCGAACTGCACGTTGCAGTCTACAATACGTCCCTTTTCGCTTTCGACGATCCCTTCGAAGGTAGCCTCAGCAAACGCAGCCAACCGTTCACGGTTTGCGCGCACGACTGCCTCACGATCATACTCCGTGGCCTTGTTTCGGTAGCGCTGGTAGATTACGGAGACTACGCCCATGAACAAACCCATACTGGAAAAAACTACCAGCCCCAGGCGGTCAACGGGCGACGTGATGGCGAATTGCCCTACCGGCGACAGGATCCAATACGCTACGATCACATCTGAAAATACAGTGGCCAGCAATACAGGCCCAAGACCGCCCAGCAATGCTATCACCATGATTATTGGATAGAACGTGATATAGGCGGGCAATCCATGGCCTACCCAAACCTCCAGGACCTGCCTCAGAATCATTGCCGCTGCCGTCGCTCCGACTGCCAGGCCATAGCGCAACATCAATCCCAGATGGGGATGAGTCGTAGTGTTCATAACTACTCCTACTCCTTGCTGAATTTCAGGGGAGAATAGTGTGAAATTTTTTTTTGTGAAAGCCTACTTATAGGTGTTATCTTTTTTCGTAACACAACAGCCTGACGTGTTATGCAACTGGCTATTTTATATTTTTTTCTGAGATATTATTCTCCATATTTCTTTTGTCAAGCAGACTTAAAGACCTCAGGGATATAGAATCCGGGTTATGGTTTTAATTAAAATGGGCGCTGTCCCTATTTTTATATTTTCTTAATGGTCTATTTTATTTATTTGTCGTATAAAATAATTATGATTGCTGAAACA is a genomic window of Candidatus Schekmanbacteria bacterium containing:
- a CDS encoding radical SAM protein, with protein sequence MGAVPIFHPCFNVDAAGSSARMHLPVAPLCNIQCNYCNRLFDCANESRPGVTSNVLSPVEALEKVKEVVKKIPKLTTVGIAGPGDALANPDLTFKTLSLIRNHYPHLNYCMATNGLNIPLYINDIVKCGVNFITVTVNATDTATASKIYQQVTFNGAVYEGEEASRILLKNQIEGIRLLLERKINVKINSVLIPGINDSHLKELANEMKNKGVSLINIIPMINVKGSAFENHPIPSQEFYKAFIASLQNEVPLMKHCRLCRADEIGFLDDTNYNKRPGKRYSPEAIPENDRVAVASRTGKLVDEHFGRAETFYIYELNESGFIFIEKRNVKKFCSGRKTCVEEGDALNRIIMMISDCSYLICSMAGGKAEFHLKGAGITPSYFYGPIDEALFSIKMRDNLTPCQSF
- a CDS encoding thiamine pyrophosphate-dependent dehydrogenase E1 component subunit alpha, which codes for MAQIDNDTRLALYRTMVKIRKFEEKVSENFLAGQIPGFIHLSIGQEAVSAGACHALKKDDYILTTHRGHGQCIAKGADIKSMMAEIFGRATGFCKGKGGSMHLATMDVGILGANGIVGGGIPIAVGAAFSAKYRKSGQVAVSFFGDGATGEGTFHGALNMASIWSLPIIFVCENNGWAEFSPKPIHMDIENVSQRAKAYGNVASEIVDGNDPEAVLAGMERAAARARKGEGPTLLECMTTRFRGHYEGDPQKYRPKEELDALASKDAIPRYRKKLIENKILTEESAAKIDAEIAALIDETLEYAKNSPLPEIEEALKDVYV
- a CDS encoding 2,3-butanediol dehydrogenase, yielding MKAAVWFGRDDVRVTDVPEPQASKGQVKIKVKVCGICGSDLHEYRSGPVIIPKKPHPLTGKEPPVTLGHEFAGDVVEVGEGVKNVNIGDRVTVNACLVCHECYWCKKGQFNLCAKLGSIGLCDNGGFADYVVVPDYTCYKLPDNVSYDAGSFVEPLAVAVHAVKRSRIKPGDIVAIVGAGPIGLLVLQSALASGAGKVFVVEPMPSRRELAKKLGATEVFNPTEGDAGKMIHALTDGLRADIVFECVGKPASLDTAIKVSGKGARLVIAGIFTQPVEFQFIRMQSHEKELIGSSAYPDEFPAAIAFLADGRVKVEPLITGKIKLNEIIDRGFKELIQNPEKNIKILVNP
- a CDS encoding enoyl-CoA hydratase/isomerase family protein, translating into MGWEYFLVEVEEEIALVTINRPKVLNAVDFNVIKEAGVLFRELEERSDVRAIILTGAGEKAFIAGGDIAAMNALSMDEAHKFVATGQRVISDIERSSKLTIAAINGFALGGGTEIAMGFDLRIASEKAMLGLPEVSVGLIAGWGGTQRLSRLIGKGRAKYYIFTGEMIQAAEAEKIGLVNKVVPPEELIPTCKKIAKKILNNSPIAVLQSKKSINEGLNMSLDQGQKYEADAWLVNYATSDRNEGLSAFLEKRKPQFKGK
- a CDS encoding alpha-ketoacid dehydrogenase subunit beta, whose product is MAETRYVRAVNDALKEEMERDSSVFIAGEDVALAGGSFSATRGLVEQFGASRVIDTPIEESGIVGLAIGAALTGLRPVVEIMFMDFITVAMDQIVNQAAKIRYMFGGKPKLPLVIRTQCGAGLSAGPQHSQSLEAWFAHVPGLKVIMPSTVYDVKGLLKAAIRDDNPVIFIENKTLYGLKGETPDGDYTIPIGKGDVKRQGKDVTVVATSRMVHQALKAAEKLAAEGIELEVIDPRTISPLDTDIILESVKKTGRAVVAFEEVKFCGFGAEVSALISEEGFKSLKAPVQRVGAPFCPVPFSKPLEAFYLPGEKCIVDAVKRIYEAK
- a CDS encoding transposase yields the protein MPRIARVVASGYPHHVTQRGNYRQTVFETEDDYLLYLKWLREYSKQYDIEIWAYCLMNNHVHFVCVPGKEDSLARTFNTLHMRYAQHINKRRKSNGHLWQGRFYSAILDEAHVYTAVRYVENNPLRAGIVKTAEDYKWSSAKEHIDGLQEGIVSGKCYLLTEISNWKSYLLEKENITMIERIKKCSMTGRPCGDESFIGKLEEKFARQLNALPHGRPRKKEK
- a CDS encoding acyl-CoA dehydrogenase family protein translates to MDFKLTEEQEMLKDMCRSFAEKEIMPNAEHWYKNHEFPTQVFKKMAELDLMGLLIPEEFGGANVGTVSYVAAMEEIARADQSIAATWNAHITIGSVPFVYFGTPDQKEKYLKRLAKGEILGAFGLTEANAGSDARGIATKAELVGNEWVINGTKCFITNVGTPLSYGVVILAITGLDAKGRKQFSAIIIPKDTPGFTIGKRYEKIGWNCVDTRELIFEDCHIPKENLLGQVGDGLKHFMEVLDVGRISIAALSVGLAQRAMELAISHSQNRVQFGQPICKNQAIQFKLADMAMQTECARLLTYKAAWLRDNNLPYAKEAAMAKTYASEVAVRVAEQAVQVHGGYGYTEEYAISRFYRDSKILTIGEGTNEIQRMIIARLIGC
- a CDS encoding hydratase: MVKESKPAQKVKIPACCPVPEYPGARDKGKESLVKVAALQMEPEIGNREKNVNESLRLIKEAAKKGVKLAVLPELCNTGYIYNSRAEAFACAEQVPDGPTSKAWAKAAKEWDIYICAGITEREENRLYNAVAVFGPEGFIGRYRKTHLWNEEKLWFTPGDVGYPVFELPFGKIGCRICYDGWFPEVTRIYMAQGVDIICDSTNWVIVPGIQTPEKPAAAYTASALSLMSSVFTICADRIGVERGCTYLGNSCVIDTAGNFVSGPASFDKPEVVIAEINLMIARYRHWSDFNNPFTDRRTDVYDNLLGYKPPEKK
- a CDS encoding PAS domain S-box protein yields the protein MNTTTHPHLGLMLRYGLAVGATAAAMILRQVLEVWVGHGLPAYITFYPIIMVIALLGGLGPVLLATVFSDVIVAYWILSPVGQFAITSPVDRLGLVVFSSMGLFMGVVSVIYQRYRNKATEYDREAVVRANRERLAAFAEATFEGIVESEKGRIVDCNVQFARMMGYSITELKGMEMANLIVPEDQDRVIENTQQYRKSAIEHVMLRKDGTRVVVEAQGSLISLGSTRQHIALRDITESKRMEEELLHRQEDLSRAQEVGSMGSWRLDVRRNVLTWTDENYHIFGIPRGTPLTYETFLSTVHPDDREYVDTQWKAGLRGEPYDIEHRLVVDGSIKWVREKAYLEFDKNGVLLGGFGITQDITERKKTEDALRKATADLARSNEELKQFAYVASHDLQEPLRSISSFLKLLESRYKDSLDDNAREYIGYAVDGAVRMSQLISGMLDLSRMDLNAKNLRPTDSGAALAAALANLHITIQRDSATVTCNKLPLVLADGTLLTQIFQNLVGNAIKFRSPDRPNKVQIGSEKRDHHWLFWVRDNGIGIDAKHLERIFLIFQRLHTRQEYPGTGMGLAICKKIVDWHGGTIWVESKLGEGSTFFFTLPEK